Within Lagopus muta isolate bLagMut1 chromosome 1, bLagMut1 primary, whole genome shotgun sequence, the genomic segment TTAGAAGTCTAACTAGTTATAATAGTCTAACTAACTAGTTATATATAGTCTAAATAGTTAGAAGCTTTGTGAAGTGTTTTCCAGCACCGTGTTTATCTGTAAGTTGTCTTCTGTATGCTTTTATCACTGTTACTCAGGATCAGCAACGATACAAAAGCAACAACTTTGGCTAATTCCCTTTCCAGAAGATCTGCCAATCTGCAACCCTCTGCTGGTCCTTGTTTAAGCAAATCCAGTCATTTCAGcaacagaagtagaaaaaaaataggagtaTGGAATATAGTTTCTTTTTACCTAATACAGATTAatgctttatgtttttcttgACTCTGAATTAAGCCTGAAGTGTGGATGTAAACAAAATTAATAGTTTTACTGTGCTTCTATGCGTTTCACATCTATTCAGTGTAACAGTCCtgtaaagcagcatttttattttttactttaatcCTGGAAGCCGATAGTGAAGAGGTTAAGTAAGTTTCCTAAAGCCCAAAGCAGCTTGCCAAGATGACAAATGGATTGTGTCAACCAGGACTAGAAACTGTCTTTCAGGCTTTAAAAAGAAGCCTTCTGAAATGGTGTGCATTCTGATCTCAGAGGTTATGCGAGGAACTTGGTGAATTGGAGGGCTGTAGTTGGAAGCAGACATCACACTCCATGTTGTCAGACTGAGACAAACTACTTACAGAGGTGTAGGGATTTAGGATAAGGGGAGAGTCTGGAATAAAGGTTTGCAGAGGCTATTTTATGTCCTTGTGCAGTTCTGGTGATTAATTTGTGGAATTCTCTGGTTTCTGGTGGGTAACTTCCATTCCAGAAAAGCTATCACTATTAGTATTCTGAGTTGAAAGTTTGAGGATTGATTTGATCTGGAATAtgaattactcttttttttttttttttttttttttttttttttttttttttttttcctttcttggaaCTGACCCTTTGAGGGCAATTTTGAGGTAAGgctttttcccatttctcttttatttgctAGAGGTGAATGAACAGCACAAAGGAGAAGGCCATTCTTTGCCTGTTCCAAAGCTGTCAGAAGACATCCTTAAGTTTCCAAATTGTAATGGGAGTTTTTAAAAGTTATGTATTAATCTGTCCGGTCTGAGCCATTTGTTCTGTATCTTTATATCTCTTCTATGACTTCCTTGGAGTCAGTCTCTTAAACCTCCGGAAAGTCCTCTGGACTTTCGCAGATGAAGATCCACATAGAAATTTGCAGTTTCAAAGCTTCATACTGAAGGTTTTCCAGGGCGATAGCTGCACATGTGTCTTTTACTGAGCAGAATACCTTCAGCACTTATcacacaataaatatttttttaagacagaaGTGCTAGTATATCTGTGCCCCTTAGGCATTAGCAGCACGGTGATAGCTGCTATTCTGTCAACCTTTTTCTCCTCTACAAACCTTGTCCCCAGGGAGTCATAAATTGTCCacaaaattttgcttttgtcttaAATTTTGCATGTGGCATTTCAGCATGGAAACAAATTTGTGTCAGACCAGGTTTAAAATTAGGTCAGTAATATTTAAGTTACATAtgtgtggagagaaaaaaacacaacagcatcTGCCATCCCAGCACCACTGACTGTAGGATGAGCATAGGGCTGTCATTTCTCCATATGACCAGATTTTTCCTGCAAAGAAGAGGCAGGTTTTTAGCAGTAGCTCCATGTTGTTAATATTAGGAGTTAGCACAGATGTCCCTTGTGTAGAGCGATGAGAATGTGATCCTCAGTGGAGAACagtgctcttttctttcttaaaataataataataaaaagtaaatttagTTTACTTGTATGGTGCAGGGTAgatttcaaatagaaaaatggaaaaaaaaatgtgttttgtgatttttatttatttatttatttttcccagccCTCTGCATCAGCATATGGTATAGTCTAATAGCTATTTCCAGTGCCCTGACAATCTGGTTGGCTTTTATTTCCAACAGAATTCAAGAACTATTCATGGTAGTTAATTCTGAGTACTGCTCTTAGGATATTTAGAAGGGTGGGAAACACAGAAAGCGTATGTGCTTTATGCCTTCCTGATAAGAATATTAAAAGTACTGGAAAGGAAACAGCTGTATTGTACCTATTTCTCCATGtgtctggaacatctccatgATAGTAGTTTCCAGATTCTTGCTTATGTTGTATTTGTCCAGTTTTGGTATTGGACTGTCTACTGCAAGTATAGAGtagtacaagaaaaacattgtcAGTGCTAActttgtttatttatctttgGCAAAACTGATGACTTTCCAAAAGTCACCATGATGTACTGCATTAACATACTCTAACGTTTGTGACGTAACAGGAATGGGTTGAGTTTAGGGAGTATCACTGAGAGCTGAGAAACAGCTGAGCTAGTCATGGTTGTcaaatttttctgcagtttagcttctgtatttctgatggGGAAACGTTTGGGTACTCATTCTGCCTTGTAACAAAGAAAATCCAGCTTCAGTTGGTAAAAGCAGCCATTTCTCCTAACTCCCTGGCTATCTGTCTATAACTGTGGCTCCATAAAACTCAGCCTACACTGTTTCCACCCAGTTCTCCATCAGAAGGCATGCACCACATCATCATGCTTCACCTTGCTagactgactttttttttttttttaattaactcaCAGAATTGATTCTTCTTCAACTTTTTCGCTCAAGTCATCTTTTCTGATCTTGTTTTTGTTACCTTTATCTTGTTGTCAAACAGGTGTTAGGGAGAGATTGCTCACCATGCAAAACTCTTTCTGTTCCCCTGAGCAGCCGAGGCTTTGTTCCTGGGACCAACACTGTGGGACCACAGCCAGGAGAAGAACTAGGACAGGCCAGGGAAGGCCTGGGAACATTCTGTTAAATTGTTAAAGATCATGAAAGGGAAACATTGGAAGGGACAGAGGGAACTGATGCAATTATGCTGAGCATTTCACGAGTTTACTGTTGCTCTCTGTGGCCTCAGTTCCCCAAATGAGCTTTGACACAGTTGACTAACAGCTGATGAGCTAATGACTGAAGGTTTATGCAGTGTCTCAAAGGAGCACCGCTGTGCCCAGTAACATCCCTGTCAGTACTGTCAAAGGAACCAGAATACTAAGAGACTCTTGCAACAGCAGTGccttcttttgtgtgtgtgccgTGGTTGGTATTCCCTTACATAGCTGTCCTCTACTCAGCTCAGTTGAGGTTATTTCCCACCCACCTTCTAAGAGCAGATTCACAGTTAGATATCTGGGGACGTTTTTGATACCATCTAGTGAGAGAAGAATGTAAACTGATGTCACCCCAAATGTtgagaggctgaaggagaaTCTTCGTAGGGACtgcatggaaataaatcagacaaCTAAGTGACCATCTAAAGCTGCTGAGCCTTACTCAACCTTGCCTTGCTTCATTTCTTGCCAGGTTGTTGGAATTAAGGCTACAACTGAGTGTATCAGTACACAAATGAGTGTATCAGTACAAAGATGAGTGTATCAGACACTCATCTGTTACAACAAGAAAAGCACCATTAAACACCATACAGCTTTACACTGTTTCGGGATTTGTTAATTTGTCCTTTTAATTTGTCCTCATCACCATTATTCTGAGATTATTTCAGGATGAAGTAACAGATAAAGAAGGGAGACTTCTGTGGcttctttcacattttcagcTTAAACCTAATTTTTGGTATGACTGCTATGAAGAAATACCCATGAACTGAAACTGTATGAACATGCAGAATGTGTGCTCCAGTTCTTGCCCGCATAggtggagagcagcagcattgATTTTGCTAGCTATTATTCATACTCTGCATTACAGAGAGAATGAAGGGGGGTAGGTAATTAGAGCCCCCTTACATTGCTGCACTGCCTTTCAACAAATCAGCTGGAGTGAATCCCTGTTCATCTGCTTGggagtgtttttttgtttggctgtTTTTAGTAGGCTTTCCCATGTCATCTCTAACACCATTAAtctgcagaaaacaggaaaacattgcCTATTCCAGGGATGCagtagttttttttaatttaattttgtttgatCAGTGAATCCATGGAAGAATTTTCAAAGCTGATTTTTACTGTTCTTAGTTGtcttctcttgctttatttCGCTGTTTTAAGCCTCCAAGTTTCTGGTCAATTAATGTGACAGGAGCCCCGTAGGTTATGTTTGTTCATGGTAGACATGTCTTCTTTCATTAGGCCAGCCTAACAGCTGCAGAGTTTAATGTCTTAGCTACTGTATAACTGCCCGTTTGTAATGGTTTCCTGAAACAATAAAAGTGTGTGTGTTAGGAAGTGGGGGGAGATGCTCACATTGCTGCTTTAAaacaagagcagagaaggaaaatattaatgtaCAGAagtgcagattttcttctgttctgaagatttattttaatctctcttCATTTCTGAGTCTCAAATATTTCCCTGTCTCCCATAATTGTTGAGAGCTTGGTCCCAGACCCTTCTGTTATTTGGGCTGGACATAGTGGCGAAAGGTTCTGTCACTCTAAGGAAATCCAAGACTTGACGCACACCCAAATGTTTTTCAAACAAAGTCACTAGTCTCGGATTTGGAAATGTGACTCTCAGAAGTGATATGTGGAAATCATCTTTCATTAGCTAATGTTAGCTCTGTTCCTAAAGATTTCCCCATAGCTCTGATTTTTCTctaaagctgtttttattttttgctgctatTTATCAGGCTTTCTTTGAACACTGTCCAACAGTTTAACTCTCTATATCAATAGACTTgcccattaaaaatatttacgGTACTGTTTAGTCACTATCAATTATTCCTGCCATTGAAGGTTAGTTAATAAGATATCATATCTTTGTTCCATTTTCTAGGAAGCTCCTTCAAAGAATTAGGCAATTAAGGCAATGCTTGGCAGTTCAGATCCCAAGTTCCTACTATTTTTCACTGATACTCaattttagaaatattaaaattttagGAATTAACATTGCATTCATATAATTGCACGTAATTCTACTATTTGCAGAACTTTTTGCAAGAGATGCATAAACAGGAATGAATCAAAACTGTGGTGGAAGTCGTATTTTTGAAACATATCAACTTAAATATGTCATTATACAGTAAGCAGAAATTATGGTGAACAGCTTAATATTAGCCTACATTTCCCAGTTAATTGCACGGACATGTGGCTTACTCATGATAGAAGTAAGCATTCTTTAAATTTATTAGGAATACTATTttaacagtttcttttcttttgcttcatcACGTTTCCAGCatcacagaagcacacagacccaagaaaataaatgaattagaATGCAACAGAGCACCTAGTCCTTCTCTGATTGAAGTTAATGGGAGATCTGCTTTGAATTTGAACTGAAGCTGAATTTATTCAAAACAGGATTAGGACAAAATGTATAtagttttcttccaaatttgttttcaggaaatttAATTATAAACAGGATAAAATGATAGGAAATTATATTTCATGATAGTACAAATTTCTATTTATGCATAGAATTATGGTTACTAAAGCTAGAGCATACTCACTGCTCTCTACTTGCTCCTTATATAATTGAGAGGTCTGTCCAATTCATCTTTAAATAATATACAAAATGAAACTTGTGCCATTTCTCCTGGTTTGCAGTATATTGTTGCACAGGATGTCTCCTATGAAATTATGCCTAATTTTTCCTGAGGCATTTTTCTATATTAAATATTGAAGATAGATTATTAAAGCTTAACTATTATAGTGaagtctttttttgtctttttttttttttctttttttctgcacttgGAGCCCAGAATGTCTTCATAAGCCCACATCCCATCAAAATTTCGCTTAAGAGCCCATGTCCACAACTCCATTCAGTGGATGCTAAATCCACAGTGTTCCtaaattttgaagatttttaagGTGTTGAACATGTTATGGGGTATAACTGAAGTTCTGCTGAACTAGGACTctctcatatttttctttttgtcttcaaTTCCAGTCCTTGTGGTGGAACTGATCTCTCAGAAAACTACTCCTCAGAAAAATGAGGGAAGGAAGGGTTTTTTAGCATTGGTCAGTTCCCCAATGTTCGTGTCACTCAGAGTTGTGTGAGTGCTGGCACGGACCTCCAAGACAGCATAATACAAAGCTGAAATAATTGTCTGtagacagcacagcagaaagatgTACTCTTTGAAAAGCATGTAGGATGGTAGCTCAGCAAGTGCTGGAAGCTAAATTTGAAGTTCTACCTGTGATGCTTCTTTTGATGGTGCTCAACTATTTTCTACATTAATACCCCAAAACTAGGTTTCGCTTTGTCTTTGTCAGTCAAAGAACTAGACTTAATTGGTGCTTCACATTGCATATTGGGCTCTCTTTTACTGTGAAAGAGTATATGCTTCCTTCAATGGTAAAATATCCAATGTACAATTTTCTCCTCTGCCTGAGCAAATTCAGGACTTCATCTTCCGTCTTCTAAAAGACTGCCATTATTAGTGGACCAGGTGGATTTTGAAAGAGACGAAGTTTTTCCTCTCTCCGAGGCGTGATGGACTGTAGCCTTGTAGCAgtcctttttgttcttttctcagaCAGCTCCTGTATTAACTTCCCTTCgccttttctcctttgcaggTAGCCTCCCTCGGAGTCACCACGTTCACGCTTTGCGCGCTCTGCATCGACCGGTTCCGCGCTGCCACCAACGTGCAGATGTATTATGAGATGATTGAGAACTGCACCTCGACGACAGCCAAGCTGGCCGTCATTTGGGTGggggccctgctgctggcactgccgGAGGTGGTGCTGCGCCAGCTGACCAAGGAGGACCCCGAGTACAGCGGCAGCCCGCCCGGGGAGCGCTGCGTGGTGAAGATTTCCACCGCACTGCCTGACACCATCTATGTGCTGGCTCTTACGTACGATGGGGCAAGACTCTGGTGGTACTTTGGCTGCTATTTTTGTTTGCCGACTCTTTTCACTATTACCTGCTCCCTGGTAACAGCAAGGAAAATCAGGAGGGCGGAAAAGGCTTGCACAAGAGGGAACAAGCGACAAATTCAGCTGGAAAGTCAGATGAACTGCACAGTGGTGGCTTTGACCATTTTATATGGGTTTTGCATAATTCCTGAAAACATCTGCAACATCGTGACTGCCTACATGGCCACAGGGGTCTCTCGGCAGACTATGGATCTCCTCCATCTCATTAGCCAGtttctcttgttctttaaaTCCTGTGTTACACCAGTCctccttttctgtctctgtaaaCCTTTTAGCCGGGCCTTTATGGagtgttgctgttgctgctgtgatGAATGCATCCAGAAATCTTCAACGGTGACCAGCGATGACAACGACAATGAATACACCACAGAGCTGGAGCTCTCCCCTTTCAGCACCATCCGCCGCGAAATGTCTACTTTTGCCTCTGTGGGGACTCACTGTTAATCGACATTAGgacttcattttttgtatcttttttctttctttcttctttcttttcttccccgaaacttcatatttttctatCTGGAAGAaaactataagaaaaaaaaaaaaaaaagattactgaAAAGTACTCTGGAAATCAATCTGCATACTAACAGTCATGCTCTGCAACATAATTTGTCTggttattaaaatgaaagaaatggagagaaggATAGCTTAGTACTCATTTTTAAATCATGATATTTTGTATGGTGCTAGGATTTCATTATTTGGGGAGAAGGATCTGTGTCTGTccacttttatttaatttcGTGATTGTTTTGATAAACACTGTAAAATGATTATATAGACATTGTGGGTTTTGCAGGATGTTTAATGTAAAAGATGTGGTGGAGAATATTTGAAGGTGGTTTTAATCCAATTACTGTACACTGTTGTGAGAGAACTTGGACTTTAAAAAAACTTATAAAgtagcataaaaataaatgaggttTTATTCTTTAACTTCCTTGTCAATCTACATTCAACAAGGATCACCTCTAGTATTAACTTCCTTTAATAAGTACGAAATCTTTACTTtgcataaaataatttaaatggtCTTATTTAATTTGCCATTCATGTGCTTATGCTTGGAGGCTACAATTAGAGTGTTTAAGGAAGATGGTTATAATGGCATTAGATTTACATGAATGGATTTTTAACACATATTATAAAGATCCAGTGTGC encodes:
- the GPR37 gene encoding prosaposin receptor GPR37, which codes for MRPLRAPLALLCPVLGAWAACSVLAAAGSALPAPPQRSRSAPTPTPLAPPGRRAAAAPGRGAEAEPGRRRARSSESGVGAAAGSGPRWLPLNGSARGESAAGGRGNGTGRRARLRNPFYPLTEESYGAYAVMCLSVVIFGIGIMGNMAVMCIVCHNYYMRSISNSLLANLAFWDFLIVFFCLPLVIFQELTKKWLLEDFSCKIVPYIEVASLGVTTFTLCALCIDRFRAATNVQMYYEMIENCTSTTAKLAVIWVGALLLALPEVVLRQLTKEDPEYSGSPPGERCVVKISTALPDTIYVLALTYDGARLWWYFGCYFCLPTLFTITCSLVTARKIRRAEKACTRGNKRQIQLESQMNCTVVALTILYGFCIIPENICNIVTAYMATGVSRQTMDLLHLISQFLLFFKSCVTPVLLFCLCKPFSRAFMECCCCCCDECIQKSSTVTSDDNDNEYTTELELSPFSTIRREMSTFASVGTHC